In Phlebotomus papatasi isolate M1 chromosome 1, Ppap_2.1, whole genome shotgun sequence, the following proteins share a genomic window:
- the LOC129810075 gene encoding uncharacterized protein LOC129810075 isoform X1 → MTSALKYGEGTMYEIINNRSLMLKDDQPKKSKDMQRANYKIIGLLVLIVILSFTVAFTFNVFTRRFQGDQCPLHTKFRLNVVSSQDGNSSGFRLQPYSMYFGQHTYCDYVAFPPIVIGMFSIIWATFFLICGYGSKGSGTLLPKPWRILTPSIIFVIFMTIASAIHSVYLTLEMGELCEQLQAATLKFIIGESCKNALDATDGDLYGIPSFTLYQIITISSYAALCIWIILIIYLGMRCISGKDFQHVQINMHPVVDLSSLQHSPDEKCDLCETKAEE, encoded by the exons ATGACGTCAGCGCTAAAATACGGCGAAGGAACAATGTATGAGATCATTAACAATCGGTCACTGATGCTGAAAGACGATCAGCCCAAGAAATCAAAAGACATGCAGAGAGCAAATT ATAAAATCATCGGACTATTGGTACTAATTGTGATCCTATCCTTCACCGTGGCCTTCACCTTCAATGTCTTCACGAGAAGATTCCAGGGAGATCAGTGTCCGTTGCACACGAAATTCCGCTTAAATGTCGTCTCATCTCAGGATGGGAATTCTTCAGGGTTCCGTCTTCAGCCCTACTCAATGTACTTTGGCCAGCACACGTATTGCGACTACGTGGCATTTCCGCCAATCGTAATTGGCATGTTCAGCATCATCTGGGCCACATTCTTCCTCATCTGTGGCTACGGATCGAAGGGAAGCGGAAC ACTTCTCCCCAAGCCGTGGAGAATCTTGACGCCGTCCATCATCTTCGTGATCTTCATGACTATCGCCTCAGCCATTCACTCTGTCTACCTCACCCTTGAAATGGGAGAATTGTGCGAACAGCTCCAGGCTGCTACCCTGAAATTCATCATCGGGGAATCCTGCAAGAATGCACTGGATGCCACTGATGGTGATCTGTATGGTATTCCTTCATTCACCCTCTATCAGATCATCACGATCTCTTCCTACGCGGCTCTATGCATCTGGATAATCCTGATCATTTATCTCGGCATGAGATGCATCTCTGGTAAGGATTTCCAGCACGTCCAAATCAATATGCATCCCGTGGTGGATTTAAGTAGTCTTCAGCACAGTCCAGACGAAAAATGTGATCTTTGCGAAACAAAGGCCGAGGAATGA
- the LOC129810075 gene encoding uncharacterized protein LOC129810075 isoform X2, whose translation MSGRCTMSAHFKYKYEKIDSQKTMFLWSSFKSWTYKIIGLLVLIVILSFTVAFTFNVFTRRFQGDQCPLHTKFRLNVVSSQDGNSSGFRLQPYSMYFGQHTYCDYVAFPPIVIGMFSIIWATFFLICGYGSKGSGTLLPKPWRILTPSIIFVIFMTIASAIHSVYLTLEMGELCEQLQAATLKFIIGESCKNALDATDGDLYGIPSFTLYQIITISSYAALCIWIILIIYLGMRCISGKDFQHVQINMHPVVDLSSLQHSPDEKCDLCETKAEE comes from the exons ATGTCTGGAAGATGTACAATGAGTGCACATTTTAAATACAAGTACGAAAAAATAGACAGCCAGAAAACGATGTTTCTGTGGAGTTCATTCAAATCCTGGACAT ATAAAATCATCGGACTATTGGTACTAATTGTGATCCTATCCTTCACCGTGGCCTTCACCTTCAATGTCTTCACGAGAAGATTCCAGGGAGATCAGTGTCCGTTGCACACGAAATTCCGCTTAAATGTCGTCTCATCTCAGGATGGGAATTCTTCAGGGTTCCGTCTTCAGCCCTACTCAATGTACTTTGGCCAGCACACGTATTGCGACTACGTGGCATTTCCGCCAATCGTAATTGGCATGTTCAGCATCATCTGGGCCACATTCTTCCTCATCTGTGGCTACGGATCGAAGGGAAGCGGAAC ACTTCTCCCCAAGCCGTGGAGAATCTTGACGCCGTCCATCATCTTCGTGATCTTCATGACTATCGCCTCAGCCATTCACTCTGTCTACCTCACCCTTGAAATGGGAGAATTGTGCGAACAGCTCCAGGCTGCTACCCTGAAATTCATCATCGGGGAATCCTGCAAGAATGCACTGGATGCCACTGATGGTGATCTGTATGGTATTCCTTCATTCACCCTCTATCAGATCATCACGATCTCTTCCTACGCGGCTCTATGCATCTGGATAATCCTGATCATTTATCTCGGCATGAGATGCATCTCTGGTAAGGATTTCCAGCACGTCCAAATCAATATGCATCCCGTGGTGGATTTAAGTAGTCTTCAGCACAGTCCAGACGAAAAATGTGATCTTTGCGAAACAAAGGCCGAGGAATGA
- the LOC129810082 gene encoding SAGA-associated factor 11 homolog: MSFEFHEYPNESELISEFRKYMLAADNVEKETICNYLFNSLVEDAILGVVLEVHCDARTGISAAIEGQPEDTKPFALIDLPDIDVFGAANAKKAIDCTCPNCDRSVAASRFAPHLEKCMGMGRNSSRIASRRIASTRGTSELFGTVSDDEDDADWSGEKRKKKFQPVRTNGTKKNGKTS; this comes from the exons ATGAGCTTTGAGTTCCACGAATATCCCAACGAATCTGAATTGATATCCGAATTCAGGAAATACATGCTGGCCGCAGACAATGTGGAGAAGGAGACAATCTGCAATTACTTGTTCAATTCCCTGGTTGAGGATGCTATCTTAGGTGTTGTGCTGGAGGTACATTGTGACGCCAGGACGGGAATATCGGCAGCTATTGAGGGACAGCCGGAGGATACGAAACCATTTGCTTTAATTGACTTACCGGATATTGATGTATTTGGCGCTGCCAATGCCAAGAAAGCTATTGATTGTACATGCCCCAACTGTGATAGATCTGTGGCTGCCTCCAGGTTTGCGCCGCATCTCGAGAAGTGTATGG GAATGGGTAGGAATTCCTCGAGGATTGCCAGCAGACGGATAGCTAGTACTCGGGGAACGAGTGAACTCTTTGGTACGGTTAGTGACGATGAAGATGATGCAGACTGGTCAGGAGAGAAGAGAAAGAAGAAATTCCAGCCCGTCCGAACGAATGGCACAAAAAAGAATGGGAAAACTTcttga